One window of Oryza brachyantha chromosome 12, ObraRS2, whole genome shotgun sequence genomic DNA carries:
- the LOC102713151 gene encoding uncharacterized protein LOC102713151 isoform X2, which produces MWSSDSDPDLAAAATATASSSSSSSPPPPRRRRHRHSRRRTRRSHPDPGGADAEDVWRGAQWEAAWPRRTKPVVVADEPGAGASAPAGGDDGGVGVGRARSLTDDDLEELKGCVDLGFGFSYDEIPELCGTLPALELCYSMSQRFLDDRLHPHAPPETAAPPSPSPPIPNWKISSPVATLIS; this is translated from the exons aTGTGGAGCTCCGACTCCGaccccgacctcgccgccgccgccaccgccacggcgtcctcctcctctagctcctcccctcccccgcctcgccgccgccggcaccgccatagccgccgccgcacccgcagGAGCCACCCCGACCCCGGTGGGGCGGACGCGGAGGACGTGTGGCGCGGGGCGCAGTGGGAGGCGGCGTGGCCGCGCCGCACGAAGCCGGTGGTGGTCGCCGACGAGCCTGGCGCAGgcgcgtccgcgccggcgggcggggacgacggcggcgtgggggtGGGGCGGGCGCGGAGCCTGACTGACGACGACCTGGAGGAGCTCAAGGGGTGCGTGGATCTGGGGTTCGGCTTCAGCTACGACGAGATCCCCGAGCTCTGCGGCACGCTCCCGGCGCTCGAGCTCTGCTACTCCATGAGCCAGCGCTTCCTCGACGACCGCCTGCACCCGCACGCGCCGCCCGagaccgccgcgccgccctctccctcgccgccgattCCCAACTGGAAGATCTCCAGCCCCG TCGCCACCCTCATTTCTTGA
- the LOC102713151 gene encoding uncharacterized protein LOC102713151 isoform X1: MWSSDSDPDLAAAATATASSSSSSSPPPPRRRRHRHSRRRTRRSHPDPGGADAEDVWRGAQWEAAWPRRTKPVVVADEPGAGASAPAGGDDGGVGVGRARSLTDDDLEELKGCVDLGFGFSYDEIPELCGTLPALELCYSMSQRFLDDRLHPHAPPETAAPPSPSPPIPNWKISSPGDSPDEVKARLKYWAQAVACTVRLCS, translated from the exons aTGTGGAGCTCCGACTCCGaccccgacctcgccgccgccgccaccgccacggcgtcctcctcctctagctcctcccctcccccgcctcgccgccgccggcaccgccatagccgccgccgcacccgcagGAGCCACCCCGACCCCGGTGGGGCGGACGCGGAGGACGTGTGGCGCGGGGCGCAGTGGGAGGCGGCGTGGCCGCGCCGCACGAAGCCGGTGGTGGTCGCCGACGAGCCTGGCGCAGgcgcgtccgcgccggcgggcggggacgacggcggcgtgggggtGGGGCGGGCGCGGAGCCTGACTGACGACGACCTGGAGGAGCTCAAGGGGTGCGTGGATCTGGGGTTCGGCTTCAGCTACGACGAGATCCCCGAGCTCTGCGGCACGCTCCCGGCGCTCGAGCTCTGCTACTCCATGAGCCAGCGCTTCCTCGACGACCGCCTGCACCCGCACGCGCCGCCCGagaccgccgcgccgccctctccctcgccgccgattCCCAACTGGAAGATCTCCAGCCCCG GAGACAGCCCCGACGAGGTGAAGGCGCGGCTCAAGTACTGGGCGCAGGCCGTCGCGTGCACCGTCAGGCTCTGCAGCTGA